A genomic window from Deltaproteobacteria bacterium includes:
- a CDS encoding Fe-S-containing hydro-lyase: MAEVKRINTPLTNDVVEGLHIGDKLLITGIIYTGRDAAHKRLIELVDKGEELPFDIKGQIIYYVGPAPAKPGNPIGSAGPTTSYRMDAYSPKLIEMGLKGMVGKGMRSQEVKDAMVKYKAVYLGATGGAGALISKSIKKAEIIAYEDLGPEAIRRLEVEDFPVMVINDTYGKDLYEEGVNKYAR, encoded by the coding sequence ATGGCTGAGGTAAAGAGAATCAACACCCCTTTGACCAATGATGTGGTTGAGGGCCTGCACATAGGGGACAAACTCCTCATTACCGGTATCATCTATACTGGAAGGGATGCTGCCCACAAACGGCTCATCGAGCTCGTAGATAAGGGAGAGGAACTCCCCTTTGATATAAAGGGGCAGATCATCTACTATGTGGGGCCTGCCCCGGCCAAGCCGGGCAACCCCATTGGTTCGGCAGGTCCCACCACGAGTTATCGAATGGACGCCTATTCCCCTAAACTTATTGAGATGGGGCTCAAGGGAATGGTCGGAAAGGGGATGAGGTCGCAGGAGGTCAAGGACGCCATGGTGAAGTACAAGGCGGTGTATCTCGGGGCCACTGGTGGAGCAGGGGCCTTGATCTCTAAAAGCATCAAGAAGGCAGAGATCATTGCCTATGAGGACTTGGGGCCAGAGGCCATCAGGCGCCTGGAGGTAGAGGATTTCCCCGTTATGGTGATTAATGATACCTATGGAAAGGATCTGTATGAAGAGGGCGTCAATAAATACGCTCGTTAA
- a CDS encoding NHL repeat-containing protein, with amino-acid sequence MDNFWPEKLTRRAFIKGFGYATLFTLAGGPLRWRGKEAFASELRVIENDFKNPYDVSIDSEDHVLITDSSSYCVFIFTMEGEPLKRFGGPGSLLGKFNYPRGVVADRSGHIYVVDSNNGRVQVFDKGGEPIGSIGTLGGIAGSFFTPQGVAVDTKGRVYVADTRNHRIQIFERGRVKGIIGEWGDEKAQFRLPTDVAVAPDGTILVMDSKHGAVKAFTFEGELKYQFGEMGSEKGQFNLAQGMTVDPKGFVYVADTGNHRIQKFDLTGRFITAVGTKGNRLGEFNAPTGVAIDKRGRLFVADTLNRRIQILEPLS; translated from the coding sequence ATGGACAACTTCTGGCCCGAAAAGCTAACTAGAAGGGCCTTTATCAAGGGCTTTGGCTATGCCACCCTTTTTACCCTGGCTGGTGGGCCGCTCCGATGGAGAGGAAAGGAGGCCTTTGCCTCTGAATTACGGGTGATCGAGAACGATTTTAAGAATCCCTACGATGTCTCTATCGATTCGGAAGATCATGTCCTTATTACTGACTCATCGAGTTACTGTGTTTTTATTTTCACCATGGAGGGAGAACCGTTAAAACGCTTTGGAGGTCCTGGGAGCCTTTTGGGCAAATTTAACTATCCTCGCGGGGTTGTGGCGGATCGGTCAGGACATATCTATGTGGTAGATAGTAATAATGGGAGGGTACAGGTCTTTGATAAAGGGGGCGAACCCATTGGTTCAATAGGGACGCTCGGGGGAATTGCAGGATCGTTCTTTACTCCCCAGGGGGTTGCCGTTGATACAAAGGGAAGGGTCTATGTAGCTGATACGAGAAATCATAGGATTCAGATCTTTGAAAGGGGACGAGTAAAGGGCATAATCGGAGAATGGGGAGATGAAAAGGCTCAGTTCAGACTGCCAACGGATGTGGCGGTTGCCCCTGATGGAACAATACTCGTTATGGACAGCAAGCATGGTGCAGTAAAGGCCTTCACGTTTGAAGGAGAATTAAAGTATCAGTTCGGAGAGATGGGCTCTGAGAAAGGCCAATTTAATCTTGCCCAAGGAATGACTGTGGATCCGAAGGGATTTGTCTATGTGGCGGATACCGGGAATCACAGGATTCAAAAATTTGATCTGACAGGGCGATTCATCACTGCTGTAGGCACGAAGGGGAATCGATTGGGTGAGTTCAATGCACCCACAGGTGTTGCTATAGATAAGAGGGGGCGTTTGTTCGTTGCCGATACATTGAATCGAAGGATACAGATCTTGGAACCGCTGTCGTAG
- a CDS encoding 4Fe-4S dicluster domain-containing protein codes for MNRVLNSRGLRLFIFAVLVAAFLPSGRFILAAALFVVLMVHVYVMWRREQRPYLYWMIGLFVLFMIGYAFARSDVRKVNEYRATHRPIGNVMNRVQDGVYEGEGMGFRNKIRVQVEVKDHTITDIKLKRFQDVMSVKENVINGAREAILKKGNVDIDFELGMFRGAHQAYFGFLYAIQDALIKGIPDYPRYSWFSIGFFTIFTGETPNRKTINALAILFAIFLVFDYMLQSALIKDTGQVLTCYNCGTCVGTCPVKMVEGYQFPMDLILLTRLGDYEKVTELSKYCIGCGRCAVKCPVGISGPSVISAAFRARRELERVKLRKAA; via the coding sequence ATGAATAGGGTTTTAAATTCCAGAGGGCTAAGACTGTTTATTTTTGCGGTATTAGTTGCAGCGTTTTTGCCATCGGGAAGATTTATCCTTGCGGCCGCACTCTTTGTCGTGCTGATGGTCCATGTCTATGTAATGTGGCGGCGTGAGCAAAGGCCGTATCTTTATTGGATGATTGGGTTGTTTGTCTTATTTATGATTGGTTATGCCTTTGCAAGGAGCGATGTTCGAAAGGTAAACGAATACCGTGCTACTCATCGACCCATTGGCAATGTTATGAATCGGGTACAAGATGGGGTCTATGAGGGTGAAGGTATGGGCTTTCGTAATAAAATCCGGGTCCAAGTGGAGGTTAAGGATCATACGATTACCGATATCAAACTGAAACGCTTTCAAGATGTGATGTCGGTAAAAGAGAATGTCATCAACGGAGCTCGTGAAGCGATACTAAAAAAGGGGAACGTTGATATCGATTTTGAACTTGGCATGTTTCGAGGGGCTCATCAGGCATACTTCGGCTTTTTATACGCCATTCAGGACGCGCTCATCAAGGGTATACCAGATTATCCCCGCTATAGCTGGTTTTCCATTGGATTTTTTACTATTTTCACTGGAGAGACCCCTAATCGGAAGACTATCAATGCCTTGGCCATCTTATTCGCTATCTTTCTTGTCTTTGACTATATGTTGCAATCGGCCCTTATTAAGGATACGGGGCAGGTCTTAACGTGTTATAACTGCGGTACCTGCGTGGGGACATGCCCGGTAAAGATGGTGGAGGGATACCAGTTTCCCATGGATTTGATACTGTTAACCCGACTCGGCGATTATGAAAAGGTGACGGAGTTGTCGAAGTATTGTATTGGATGCGGCAGATGTGCAGTTAAATGTCCGGTAGGTATCTCGGGTCCCAGTGTTATCTCCGCAGCCTTTAGGGCAAGAAGAGAACTGGAGAGAGTTAAACTGAGAAAGGCTGCCTGA